A window from Mycolicibacterium tokaiense encodes these proteins:
- a CDS encoding ATP-binding protein — protein sequence MFESESSDTASVRSPKAVELRIDAQLENLAVVRTVIGAIGTFEDLDLDAVADLRLAVDEACTRLIKSAAKDATLVLVIDPRPNELVIDVSTSSTTEDVLTPGSFSWHVLTSLTDDVSTFRNGSDVDGLGPVFGISLTTRRVSPAR from the coding sequence ATGTTCGAGTCCGAAAGTTCCGACACCGCGAGCGTTCGCAGCCCCAAGGCTGTGGAGTTGCGCATCGATGCGCAGCTGGAGAACCTCGCCGTGGTGCGAACCGTCATCGGGGCGATCGGGACTTTCGAGGACCTGGATCTGGATGCGGTGGCCGATCTGCGGCTGGCGGTGGACGAGGCCTGCACGCGGCTGATCAAGTCGGCCGCCAAGGACGCCACGCTGGTCCTGGTGATCGACCCCCGCCCCAACGAACTGGTCATCGACGTGTCGACGTCCTCGACCACAGAGGACGTCCTGACGCCTGGCAGCTTCAGCTGGCACGTCCTGACCTCCCTCACTGATGATGTCAGCACGTTCCGCAACGGATCGGATGTCGACGGGCTCGGACCGGTGTTCGGCATCTCGTTGACGACGAGGCGAGTGAGCCCAGCACGGTGA
- a CDS encoding RNA polymerase sigma factor SigF has product MTPPGSQGSASRTGASRSSSEYADVPDMFRELAELPPDSRQFQRQRDRIVERCLPLADHIARRFDGRGEPRDDLVQVARVGLVNAVIRFDVNAGSDFVSFAVPTIMGEVRRHFRDNSWSVKVPRRLKELHLRLGSATAELSQRLGRAPTPTELAEELGMDRDEVVEGLVAGSSYNTLSIDSGGSGNEDAPAIADTLGDVDLTLDQIENREALRPLLESLPERERTVVVLRFFESLTQTQIAERIGVSQMHVSRLLARALTRLRDQLE; this is encoded by the coding sequence GTGACCCCGCCAGGTTCGCAGGGGTCGGCCTCGCGTACCGGAGCTTCGCGTTCGAGTTCTGAATACGCCGATGTGCCGGACATGTTCCGTGAGTTGGCCGAGCTGCCACCGGATTCCAGGCAGTTTCAGCGGCAGCGCGACCGCATCGTGGAACGCTGCCTGCCCCTGGCCGATCACATCGCCCGCCGTTTCGACGGCCGCGGCGAACCCCGCGACGACCTCGTCCAGGTGGCCCGGGTGGGTCTGGTCAACGCCGTCATCCGGTTCGACGTCAATGCCGGCTCGGACTTCGTGTCGTTCGCGGTCCCCACGATCATGGGTGAGGTGCGACGGCACTTCCGCGACAACAGCTGGTCGGTGAAGGTACCTCGCCGACTGAAGGAACTGCATTTGCGCCTGGGCAGCGCCACCGCCGAGCTGTCCCAGCGGCTCGGTCGCGCCCCCACTCCCACCGAGCTCGCCGAGGAACTCGGTATGGATCGCGACGAGGTGGTCGAGGGCCTGGTCGCAGGCAGCTCCTACAACACCCTGTCGATCGACAGTGGCGGCAGCGGCAACGAAGATGCCCCCGCCATCGCCGATACTCTCGGCGACGTCGACCTGACCCTCGACCAGATCGAGAATCGCGAGGCGCTGCGGCCGCTGCTGGAGTCACTCCCCGAACGGGAACGCACCGTGGTCGTCTTGCGCTTCTTCGAATCGCTGACCCAGACCCAGATCGCCGAACGCATCGGCGTTTCGCAGATGCATGTGTCGCGTCTGCTGGCCCGGGCGCTGACCCGGCTGCGCGATCAGCTCGAGTGA
- a CDS encoding STAS domain-containing protein has protein sequence MSTKPISTTFERAVVAWHDDHVTITLAGDLDAANAEDFGRFVTAHLRPGRALHVDLSTLQFFGTAGFSALHMVNVGCAAAGIRWTVSASEPVARVLRICDPDRTLPVVTTHSS, from the coding sequence ATGTCCACCAAACCCATTTCCACGACTTTCGAACGCGCTGTGGTGGCGTGGCACGACGACCATGTGACGATCACCCTCGCCGGCGACCTGGACGCGGCCAACGCCGAAGACTTCGGCCGATTCGTCACCGCGCACCTGCGCCCCGGCCGGGCGTTGCACGTCGACCTGAGCACGTTGCAGTTCTTCGGGACCGCCGGCTTCTCGGCGCTGCACATGGTCAACGTCGGCTGCGCCGCGGCCGGGATCCGATGGACGGTATCAGCCAGCGAGCCAGTGGCGCGGGTGCTGCGGATCTGCGATCCGGACCGCACCCTGCCAGTGGTGACCACTCACTCGAGCTGA
- the hpxO gene encoding FAD-dependent urate hydroxylase HpxO, with amino-acid sequence MKAIIIGAGMGGMSAALALRQIGIDTEVYERVTENKPVGAAISVWSNGVKCLNYLGLEQQTAALGGIVDSMSYLDGHSGDTMCRFSLQPLIDQVGQRPYPIARADLQMMLMQAYGLEDIHFGMKMVAVQDGPGSASATFADGTTATADVVIGADGASSITREYVLGAPVTRRYAGYVNFNGLVDADDAIGPATEWTTYVGDGQRVSVMPVAGGRFYFFFDVVAPPGLPYEPGTAREVLREHFRGWAPGVQTLIDTLDPMTTNRVEIADLDPFSTWVKGRVALLGDAAHNTTPDIGQGGCSAMEDAVALQWAFRDHPGDVHTALAAYQRARVDRAADLVLRARKRCDVTHAKDPQITQQWYDELRVEDGTNVIRGIVGNIMGGPVTPVR; translated from the coding sequence GTGAAAGCCATCATCATCGGCGCCGGCATGGGCGGCATGAGCGCAGCACTTGCGTTGCGGCAGATCGGCATCGACACCGAAGTCTACGAACGCGTCACCGAGAACAAACCCGTCGGTGCCGCCATCTCGGTCTGGTCCAACGGGGTCAAGTGTCTGAACTATCTGGGGCTGGAGCAGCAGACGGCCGCGCTGGGCGGCATCGTCGACAGCATGAGCTATCTGGACGGGCACAGCGGCGACACCATGTGCCGATTCTCGCTGCAGCCGCTCATCGACCAGGTGGGCCAGCGGCCCTACCCGATCGCCCGGGCCGATCTGCAGATGATGCTGATGCAGGCCTACGGCCTCGAGGACATCCACTTCGGCATGAAAATGGTGGCGGTGCAGGACGGTCCTGGCTCGGCCAGCGCCACCTTCGCCGACGGCACCACCGCGACCGCGGACGTCGTCATCGGCGCAGACGGAGCCAGTTCCATCACCCGCGAGTACGTCCTGGGTGCCCCGGTGACGCGTCGCTACGCCGGCTACGTCAACTTCAACGGCCTGGTGGACGCTGACGACGCCATCGGACCTGCCACCGAATGGACCACGTACGTCGGTGACGGGCAACGCGTTTCGGTGATGCCAGTGGCCGGAGGGCGGTTCTATTTCTTCTTCGACGTGGTGGCACCGCCCGGCCTGCCCTATGAGCCGGGTACCGCCCGCGAAGTGTTGCGCGAGCATTTCCGGGGCTGGGCACCTGGTGTGCAGACTCTGATCGACACGCTGGACCCGATGACCACCAACCGGGTCGAGATCGCCGACCTCGACCCGTTCTCCACCTGGGTCAAGGGCCGGGTCGCGCTACTCGGCGACGCGGCGCACAACACCACCCCCGACATCGGGCAGGGCGGCTGCTCGGCCATGGAGGACGCGGTGGCATTGCAGTGGGCGTTCCGCGATCACCCGGGGGATGTGCACACCGCACTCGCGGCCTACCAGCGAGCCCGCGTCGACCGAGCCGCAGACCTGGTGTTGCGGGCACGCAAACGCTGCGATGTCACCCACGCCAAGGATCCGCAGATCACCCAGCAGTGGTACGACGAGCTGCGGGTCGAAGACGGCACGAATGTCATCCGGGGCATCGTCGGCAACATCATGGGCGGCCCGGTCACTCCGGTGCGCTGA
- the uraH gene encoding hydroxyisourate hydrolase — protein sequence MTHVSTHVLNAVTGRPGAGVAVTLTDSAGAILAQAGTDDDGRIASLTDEELSGVYRLTFDTASYFAAQGVVGFYPEVVISFEITDAAAKYHVPLLLSPYAYSTYRGS from the coding sequence ATGACACACGTGAGCACCCATGTTCTCAATGCCGTCACCGGCCGGCCCGGAGCCGGGGTGGCGGTCACCTTGACCGACTCCGCGGGCGCCATCCTGGCCCAGGCCGGCACGGATGACGACGGCCGGATCGCCAGTCTCACCGACGAGGAGCTGTCCGGGGTGTACCGCCTGACCTTCGACACCGCAAGCTATTTCGCAGCCCAAGGTGTGGTCGGCTTCTACCCCGAGGTGGTGATCTCCTTCGAGATCACCGACGCCGCAGCCAAATATCACGTACCGCTGCTGCTCTCGCCGTACGCCTACTCCACCTACCGCGGAAGCTGA
- the uraD gene encoding 2-oxo-4-hydroxy-4-carboxy-5-ureidoimidazoline decarboxylase yields the protein MPSLEDFNALTDRQRMHLLFGVCSSTIWARRVLAGAPFRSVDALLDRADRVLAELPDAEIDAALDGHPRIGAAVDNPSSAREQAAVTTAGDDVKAQLALKNKAYDEKFGYVYLVCASGRSAEELLAILTERLDNDPETERRVMRAELAKINRLRLERLMSEAGSRS from the coding sequence ATGCCGAGCCTGGAAGACTTCAACGCCCTGACCGACCGGCAGCGGATGCACCTGCTCTTCGGGGTGTGCAGCTCCACGATCTGGGCCCGTCGTGTTCTGGCGGGCGCACCTTTTCGCAGCGTCGACGCGCTGTTGGACCGGGCCGACCGGGTGCTGGCCGAGCTGCCCGACGCCGAGATCGATGCGGCACTCGACGGCCACCCCCGGATCGGCGCCGCAGTGGACAACCCGTCGTCCGCCCGCGAGCAGGCTGCGGTGACCACCGCCGGTGACGACGTCAAGGCCCAGCTGGCGCTCAAGAACAAGGCGTACGACGAGAAGTTCGGCTACGTGTATCTGGTGTGCGCCAGCGGTCGCTCGGCCGAGGAACTGCTGGCCATCCTGACCGAACGGCTGGACAACGATCCCGAGACCGAGCGCCGGGTGATGCGCGCCGAACTCGCCAAGATCAACCGCCTGCGACTCGAGCGCCTGATGAGCGAGGCAGGATCTAGGTCATGA
- a CDS encoding solute carrier family 23 protein has translation MSAPAKPTTGKRVHPVDELLPVPKLATYGFQHVVAFYAGAVLVPIIIAGAVGLSEQELVMLITADLFTCGIASIIQAVGFWKVGVRLPLLQGVTFAGVSPIIAIGLANGGGSASMVYVYGAVIVAGVFTFLIAPVFIKLLKFFPPVVTGTLITIIGLCLVPVGAMDAVTNPTTHEPDPTNLRWLLYALGTIAVIVAIQRLFRGFLATIAVLLGLVIGCTVAYALGDMNFDRVGEAAAVGFTPPFLFGLPKFDFVACLTMIIVLLITAVESTGSTIATGEIVGKRIKAADIGRMLRADGLATTIGGVFNSFPYTAFSENVGLVRLTGVRSRWVVAAAGVFMILLGFLPKVAAIVASIPNPVLGGAALTLFATVAVVGIQTLGKVDFTDHRNLIIVTTSLALALWVTAYPDIASAMPTGLDLIFGSGISIGAVTAIVLNIVFFHTGGLGARVAGGGSITLDEVNAMTAQRFTEVFGHVVQDVPWAIERAYSQRPFATTRALREAFQDAVLTGTGDQQLELLNAFPDLGAEDDTGAALAVDHVALSNLDESDHNDVVQLAAAYREHFGFPLIICARETEHFDRVLKNGWSRIDNSPAAERAFALIEVEKIANYRFTDLVADANPIAAARFSRLNELQ, from the coding sequence ATGTCCGCCCCGGCGAAACCGACCACAGGCAAGCGCGTCCACCCTGTCGACGAGCTGCTGCCGGTCCCCAAGTTGGCCACCTACGGCTTCCAGCATGTCGTGGCGTTCTACGCCGGCGCGGTGCTGGTGCCCATCATCATCGCCGGCGCGGTGGGGTTGTCCGAACAAGAGCTGGTCATGCTGATCACCGCAGACCTGTTCACCTGCGGCATCGCCTCCATCATCCAAGCCGTCGGCTTCTGGAAGGTGGGGGTGCGGCTGCCGCTGCTGCAGGGCGTCACCTTCGCAGGGGTGTCCCCCATCATCGCGATCGGACTGGCGAACGGCGGCGGCTCGGCCAGCATGGTCTACGTTTACGGCGCGGTGATCGTCGCGGGTGTCTTCACCTTCCTGATCGCACCGGTGTTCATCAAGCTGCTCAAGTTCTTCCCGCCGGTGGTCACCGGGACGCTGATCACCATCATCGGCCTGTGCTTGGTCCCCGTGGGCGCGATGGACGCGGTCACCAATCCGACCACCCATGAACCGGACCCGACCAACCTGCGCTGGCTGCTGTACGCCCTGGGCACCATCGCCGTGATCGTGGCGATTCAGCGACTGTTCCGCGGGTTCCTGGCCACCATCGCCGTCCTGCTGGGTCTGGTGATCGGCTGCACCGTCGCCTACGCCCTCGGCGACATGAACTTCGACCGGGTGGGCGAGGCGGCCGCCGTGGGCTTCACACCGCCGTTCCTGTTCGGGCTGCCCAAGTTCGACTTCGTGGCCTGCCTGACCATGATCATCGTCCTGCTGATCACCGCCGTGGAGTCGACCGGCTCCACCATCGCCACCGGCGAGATCGTCGGCAAGCGCATCAAGGCCGCCGACATCGGCCGGATGCTGCGCGCCGATGGACTGGCCACCACCATCGGCGGTGTCTTCAATTCCTTCCCCTACACCGCATTCTCCGAGAACGTCGGCCTGGTCCGCCTCACCGGCGTGCGTAGCCGCTGGGTGGTCGCCGCGGCCGGGGTTTTCATGATCCTGCTGGGCTTCCTGCCCAAGGTGGCCGCCATCGTCGCCTCCATCCCCAACCCGGTGCTCGGTGGCGCGGCACTGACGCTGTTCGCGACCGTCGCGGTCGTCGGCATCCAGACCCTGGGCAAGGTCGACTTCACCGATCACCGCAACCTGATCATCGTGACCACCAGCCTGGCGCTGGCCCTGTGGGTCACGGCGTATCCCGACATCGCCTCGGCCATGCCCACCGGGCTGGATCTGATCTTCGGCTCCGGCATCAGCATCGGCGCCGTCACGGCGATCGTGTTGAACATCGTGTTCTTCCACACCGGCGGCCTCGGCGCCCGGGTTGCCGGCGGCGGCTCCATCACCCTCGACGAAGTGAATGCGATGACCGCGCAACGCTTCACCGAGGTGTTCGGTCACGTGGTGCAGGACGTCCCCTGGGCGATCGAGCGGGCCTACAGCCAGCGGCCCTTTGCCACCACCAGGGCGCTGCGCGAAGCGTTCCAGGACGCGGTGCTCACCGGCACCGGCGACCAGCAGCTCGAGCTACTCAACGCCTTCCCGGACCTGGGGGCCGAGGACGACACCGGGGCCGCCCTGGCCGTCGATCACGTCGCATTGTCCAATCTCGATGAGAGCGACCACAATGACGTGGTGCAGCTGGCCGCCGCCTATCGTGAACACTTCGGTTTCCCTTTGATCATCTGTGCCCGGGAGACCGAGCACTTCGACCGGGTGCTCAAGAACGGATGGTCTCGGATCGACAATTCCCCGGCGGCCGAACGCGCCTTCGCACTGATCGAGGTGGAGAAGATCGCCAACTACCGGTTCACCGATCTGGTGGCCGATGCCAATCCCATTGCGGCCGCGCGGTTCAGCCGGCTCAACGAGTTGCAGTAG
- a CDS encoding nucleotidyltransferase family protein produces the protein MSSDARVTGVVLAAGAGTRFGMPKVLAAQGAWLRQAISALAGGGCDDVVVVLGAAVVDVPAPARAVLAPDWSDGMSASLRAGLAAAAGARGVVLHLVDTPDVGADVVRRVLASDAELARAVYRGRPGHPVYIGAAHWPALVAGLVGDQGARAFLSGRQDVVTVECGDLATGADIDTPEAMR, from the coding sequence ATGTCGAGCGACGCGCGGGTGACCGGAGTGGTGCTGGCGGCCGGCGCGGGCACGCGCTTCGGCATGCCGAAAGTGCTTGCTGCGCAGGGTGCGTGGCTGCGCCAGGCCATTTCGGCGCTGGCGGGGGGCGGCTGCGACGACGTGGTGGTGGTTCTGGGGGCGGCGGTGGTGGACGTGCCCGCTCCGGCCCGTGCGGTACTGGCGCCGGACTGGTCCGACGGCATGAGTGCCTCGCTGCGGGCCGGTCTGGCCGCTGCGGCCGGGGCCCGGGGGGTGGTGTTGCACCTGGTGGACACCCCCGACGTCGGCGCCGACGTCGTGCGCCGCGTGCTGGCCTCCGATGCGGAGCTGGCGCGCGCGGTCTATCGCGGCCGTCCCGGACATCCGGTCTACATCGGGGCGGCGCACTGGCCGGCGCTGGTGGCCGGTCTGGTCGGGGACCAGGGGGCGCGGGCGTTCCTGTCCGGCCGGCAGGACGTGGTCACCGTCGAATGCGGGGACCTGGCGACCGGTGCCGACATCGACACCCCCGAGGCGATGCGCTGA
- a CDS encoding malate dehydrogenase yields the protein MPRPQIVAVTGAAGSIGYAALFRIAAGAMLGHDTPVVLRLVELPAAVRASEGVVMELDDGAFPLLVGTEIHDDPVRAFDGVDVALLIGARPRTKGMERADLLSANAEIFATAGRALNAGAGADVRVLVVGNPANTNALVAAAHAPDIPADRFTALTRLDHNRAIAAMARHARVPVTEITQMTIWGNHSPTQYPDIFHATVGGRSGADYAADTHWLTDDFIPTVARRGTAIIEARGASSAASAANGAIDHIDDWVHGTPAGDWTSVALPSPGAYGVDEGLVCSFPCRAADGRWQIVEGLDINPFSRTRIDASVAELRDERDAVRALGLLPR from the coding sequence ATGCCCCGCCCCCAGATCGTTGCCGTCACCGGCGCAGCAGGCAGCATCGGCTACGCCGCCCTGTTCCGCATCGCCGCGGGCGCCATGCTCGGCCACGACACCCCGGTGGTGCTGCGGCTGGTGGAGCTCCCGGCTGCCGTTCGTGCCTCCGAGGGTGTGGTGATGGAACTCGATGACGGGGCGTTTCCGCTGTTGGTGGGCACCGAGATCCATGACGATCCGGTGCGCGCGTTCGACGGGGTGGACGTCGCGTTGCTGATCGGCGCCCGCCCGCGCACCAAGGGCATGGAACGCGCGGATCTGCTGTCGGCCAACGCCGAGATCTTCGCGACCGCGGGCCGGGCCCTGAACGCCGGCGCGGGCGCCGACGTGCGGGTCCTGGTGGTGGGCAATCCCGCCAACACCAACGCACTGGTCGCGGCAGCCCACGCCCCCGACATCCCGGCCGACCGGTTCACCGCCTTGACCCGCCTGGACCACAATCGGGCCATCGCCGCCATGGCCCGGCATGCCCGGGTGCCGGTCACCGAGATCACGCAGATGACGATCTGGGGCAATCATTCCCCCACGCAGTACCCGGACATCTTCCACGCCACCGTCGGCGGTCGGTCCGGGGCCGACTACGCCGCCGACACCCATTGGCTGACGGACGATTTCATTCCCACTGTGGCGCGCCGCGGTACCGCGATCATCGAGGCCCGCGGAGCCAGTTCGGCGGCATCGGCGGCCAACGGTGCCATCGACCACATCGACGACTGGGTGCACGGCACCCCGGCCGGGGACTGGACGTCGGTGGCGCTGCCCTCCCCCGGGGCCTACGGCGTCGACGAGGGTCTGGTCTGTTCGTTCCCGTGCCGCGCGGCAGACGGTCGCTGGCAGATCGTCGAGGGTCTGGACATCAATCCGTTCTCGCGCACCCGCATCGACGCCTCGGTGGCCGAGCTGCGCGACGAACGGGACGCGGTGCGGGCGCTCGGGTTGCTGCCCCGCTGA